A window of Oscillospiraceae bacterium genomic DNA:
GCCGCAACCGCCGCATCATAAACGACCTTTGCCGCCGCGATAGTAGAGGCCTTTGCTCTCGGATGCGGGCTGATGATGATTCCGTTTCTCGTTTTCAGTGAAATAAGAGTTTTAAAAATTGCTGTTGACGTAGGATTGGTGGTCGGAATGACCGCCGCTATGACGCCGACCGGCTCGGCGATTTTCTTTATGCCGAAAGCTTTGTCTTCTTCGATAACCCCGCAGGTTTTTGTGTCTTTATACGCGTTATATATATATTCGGATGCATAATGATTTTTAATGACCTTGTCTTCCGCGACTCCCATGCCTGTTTCCTTTACAGCCAGCTTCGCGAGAGGAATTCTTTCTTTATTAGCCGCGGAAGCGGCCGCAAGAAATATCTTGTCGACCTGCTCCTGCGTATATCCGGAAAATTCGCGCTGCGCTTTTCTTACTCCGTCAAGCAGCGTTTCTAAAGATTCAATGCTGTCAACAAGCCTGTTTTCATTATTATCCATGGTTGTGTATCCCTTTCATATAAACGGATTTTTTATTGGTTCTTCCGTCTGTATTCTTTCCCAAATCTGTCTGTATCCGTCCCATATAATACGGCTGTGGTCGAATGCCAATTCCTCGCTTGTCACGTCGTCGCCGTTGATTCTGATGATCAGCTTCAGATTGTCCGATCGCAATAAAAGCTCCGTCTTTTTCTCAGAGGCTTCGCAGCTTATGTCAAACCATCTTGCCGCGTCCGCGTCGTCATCCGCAACCGCGACATAATCAGCATCCGGCGCCGAATCTGATATATATGCGATATACGCCTCTGTCACGACCCAAGTACGCGGATCGCGTCCGGGCTTGCTGTATAGTCCGAGCTGTTTCAGACCGGCTGCCTTGATATGCGTTTCTTCCTCCAGCTCACGCGCCGCCGCCGCGTCGGCGCTTTCATCCGGATTAACAAAGCCGCCAGGCAGAGCCCATTTTCCGAGAAACGGATGACCTCCGCGTTTAATCAGCAGCAGCTTCGTAATGTCGCCGTTTTTCTTGAATATGAGAATATCCGCAGTCAGAGAAGGCTTCGGATAGTTTTTTTCTTTATAGGCGGCAAGAAATTCTTTTTCAGTCAGACCGTCTCTATCCCGTAATTCGCTCATTTTGACAATGCCTTTCCATAATTATGATAGTGTTAAAAACGGCAATCAAATAATATCTTTAAGCTTTCATCAAATATTTGTCAATGGCCGCGGCGGCGTTTTTGCCTGCCCCCATTGCAAGAATAACGGTTGCCGCGCCGGTGACCGCGTCTCCTCCCGCGTATATGCCCACACGAGAAGTAAGCCCCGTTGTTTCATCGGAGATGATCCCGCCCCATTTTTGTGTTTTAAGTCCTTCGGTGGTGGATTTTATCAATGGGTTCGGAGAGGTGCCGAGTGCCATGATGACACAATCTGTATCAAGGTCATACTCGCTGCCATTGAGCGGCTCTGGCCTTCTGCGCCCGGATTCATCCGGCTCTCCCATAGTCATTTTCTGACATCTGATACCAACCACCCAGCTGTCGGCGCCCAAAACCTCGACAGGATTGGTCAGAAATTTAAACTCAATTCCTTCCTCCATTGCGTGTTCCACTTCTTCACGCCTTGCGGGCAGCTCTTTTTCGGTACGGCGGTATACGATCTTAACGTCAGCGCCCAGGCGTTTTGCGCACCTTGCCGCATCCATTGCGACATTTCCTCCGCCGACGACGACAACGCGTTTCCCTGTATGGATCGGTGTGTCGCCTTCGGGCTTATATGCCTTCATAAGATTAACGCGGGTAAGAAATTCATTCGCGGAATAAACGCCGTTCAAATTTTCTCCCTTGATGCCCATGAATTTCGGAAGCCCAGCTCCTGAACCGATAAAAATCGCTTCATAGCCGTATTCATTCATAAGCTCATCTATGGAAATTGTTTTACCGATAACTATGTTCGTTTTTATTTCTACGCCGAGTTCTTTAAGTCCGTCGATTTCCTTTTGCACGATCGCCTTCGGCAGACGGAATTCAGGGATGCCGTAGACAAGAACGCCTCCGGCAAGATGCAGAGCTTCAAAAACCGTCACCTGATAGCCCTTTTTTGCAAGCTCTCCCGCGCAGGTAAGCCCAGACGGGCCCGAACCGATGACAGCCACCTTATGGCCGTTTTGTATGGGACGGACGGCTTTCTCCGTGCTGATTTTGTTGTGAAGATCGGCGACAAAGCGTTCAAGCCGGCCTATCGCGACAGGCTCGCCCTTGATACCGCGCACGCATTTTTCTTCGCATTGGGTTTCCTGAGGACAAACGCGGCCGCATACCGCCGGGAGGGCGGATGATTCGCTGATAATTTTATAGGCTTCTTCAAATTTTCCTTCCGCTACCTTGGCAATAAATTCGGGAATATATATTCTGACAGGACAGCCGGAAACGCAGGGCTTGTTTTTACAATTCAAACAGCGTTTTGCCTCGTCGACAGCCTGCTCTTTTGTATATCCGAGCGCGACCTCATTGAAATTCTTGTTCCGGACAGCCGGATCCTGAGCGGGCATCGGATTCTTTTTAAGTGACATATTCGGCATTTTACTTTACCTCCGCTTTAAAGAGATTGCATGTCTCTTCTCGCTTTACCCTTTCAAACGGCTTATACATGCCGCCTCGCCTCATGGCTTCGTCAAAATCAATTTCATGACCGTCAAATTCAGGTCCGTCAACGCAGGCGAAAACCGTCTTACCGCCTACGGTCAGGCGGCAGCCGCCGCACATCCCGGTGCCGTCTACCATAATCGGATTCATTGATGCGACAGTCTTTATTCCAAACTGTTTCGTCAGAGCGCATACAAATTTCATCATGATCAGCGGCCCGATGGTTATTACCTCATCATACTTCTCGCCGGACTCGATAAGAGCCTTCAGCGCGTCCGTAACAAGCCCTTTTTCTCCCCAGGAGCCGTCGTCGCTCATTTTCTTTACGAGAGTGCTGTTCGCTTCAAATTCCTTTTCAAGAATAACTTGCTCTTTGGAACGGAAACCGATAATTGAATGCACCTCACAGCCCAGTCCGTGCAGCTTTTTTGCGACTGGAAACGCAATAGCGCATCCCACTCCGCCGCCTACCACGGCAACCTTCCTCAGCCCCTCGGTATGGGTCGCTTTGCCCAACGGCCCGACAAAATCCTTCAGACAGTCGCCCTGATTCATATGATTGAGCTTTTCGGTCGTCGATCCGACTATCTGATAAATAATCGTCACTGTTCCCTTTTCGCGATCATAATCGGCTATTGTAAGCGGAATCCGTTCTCCTTCGGCATCGGTTCTCAGAATTATAAACTGACCCGGTTCCGCTTTTTTTGCAACCATCGGCGCGGAAATTTCCATAAGAGTGACCGACGGATTAAGCGCTTGTTTTTTAAGTATTTCAAACATAGATGACCTTTCTCCCGGAAAAAGAGGCTGCTGCCGCTGATGCAACAGCCCCTCCGATTTTCATCCGGTATTGATTTTATTATTAACGCAGATTTTATAATTTACTGATTATAATGCCGATCAATCTGGATTTATTTATCTTTTAAAATTTAACTTCCGTATCGTAATAGCAGCACTTAAGCAGTTCTTCCATTTCTTCCACTGAGGGCTGACGTGGATTTGAGCCTGTGCAGGCATCGCCGAGCGCGTTTACCGCTATAGTGTGAACTCTCTCAAGGAAAACATTCTCCGGAACAAAGCCCTGTTCGCACGGATAACTGTCTTTGCCGTAGCTTTTTATACAGTGCGGTATACGCAGCTCGTCATTCATTTTTCTAAGATATTCGATAAGAAGCCTGACCTTTTCATCAACAGAGCCTCCGCCGAGATTCATAAAATCCGCGATATCCGCATAACGCTTTGCCGCAGTTGTGTTTTTCGCGTTGAAAGCGATAACCTTCGGAAGGTACATCGCGTTTGCGGCGCCATGGATGATATGCGCGCCGAAGTCCGCAAAGGCAGCGCCGGTTTTATGAGCCATGGAATGAACTATACCGAGGAGCGCGTTTGAAAACGCCATACCCGCCAAGCACTGTGCATTGTGCATACTATCGCGGCAGGCCATGTCGCCGTTATAGGATTTCACGAGATCGTTCTGTATCATCTTGATGGAATGAAGCGCAAGCGGATCCGTATAATCGCTGTTCGCTGTAGAAACGTATGCTTCAATCGAATGGGTCATAGCGTCCATGCCCGTATGAGCGACAAGCTTCTGCGGCATGGTTTCCGCCAGATCGGGATCTACGATAGCGACATCCGGGGTAATTTCATAATCTGCAATCGGGTATTTGATGCCTTTATTATAATCGGTGATTATAGAAAACGCCGTCACCTCGGTTGCTGTGCCTGAGGTAGACGATATTGCGCAAAGACGGGCCTTATGACGGAGGGAAGGAATGCCGAACACCCTGCACATCTCTTCAAATGTAATTTCCGGATATTCGTATTTTATCCACATTGCCTTGGCCGCATCAATCGGAGAGCCTCCGCCCATCGCGATGATCCAGTCTGGCTGAAACTTAAGCATGGCATCCGCGCCGCGCATAACGGTTTCAACGGACGGGTCGGGCTCAATGCCTTCGAAAACCTCGACTTCCATGCCGGCTTCTTTCAGATATCCGACGGCTTTATCAAGAAATCCGAACTTCTTCATTGATCCGCCGCCGACACATATCATTGCTTTTTTGCCATCAAATTTCTTAAGGGCATCAATAGCGCCTTTCCCATAATAAAGGTCTCTCGGTAAAGTAAATCTTGCCATATTTTCATCCTCCATAAATTTTATCTTCCGTTATTATCTCTTCCGGACACGTATAATTTATCACAGTAAAAGAGCTTTGTGAAATATAAATGTCGGATATCGATATTTATATATCGATATAGGAAATTATTAACGAAATCAGAAAGCTGGCGGAGGTATTGCGGATAACGGAACAATATGGCGGTATTTGTCCGTTATTCTATAAATAAAATGCGGTTTCCTTCTGTTTTCAAACAGTAATTCCCTCTCATAAGTATAGACTGAAGGAATACTGTTTATTCATGTAATATAATAATCGCATATCGATATTCATATATCGATATATCAATGCCAAAATTATTTATATTCAATAAAAGCGACATCGTTCTTGACCTCATAAAGCTTATTGAGAAACATCCTGTCTGCGGGTTTCAACTTGTATCCGATGGGATATATAAGCACGTCTTTAAAGCTGTTGTTGACAATTTCACATTTCCGTTGAACCAGATTATAACGTTCAAGCAGTTTTTTGGGTATGGGAGAAACAAGCATAAAGGTGTTTTTTACCTTGGTGAGCAGCTCCAGCTGGCTTCCGCGTTCATAAAGGTATATTTTCTTATGCAGATAATCATTTGTAAATGCGTTCTGTTTTATTTCCGGAGCCGGCAGATACGGAACGACATTGTCTCCATGCACGATCTCAATGTATTTTTCTTTGAGCTTCTTGACATCAAGAATTTCATTTTTAGCCAGCGGATGCTCGGCCGACATCAGCACAAGGCATGAGAAATGCCATATTGTTTCGCTTGAAAGCGACTTTTCTTTCAGATAATCCATGAAATAGTTTTCATATAAGGTCTGATATCTTATTATACCAAGGCTGTAGCCGTTGTCGGAAACGTTTGTAATCGTCTGTATTGAATTGGTTTCCTGGATCGTGATATCGATGCACTGTTTCATATCAAGTTCGGCGACAAAATCCGCAAATGCCGCGGAGATATAACTGCCTCGGGGGATCGACACCTTGAGCGCCTGCTGCTTTTCCCGCTCCTCTTTGGAAATATAAATCGATTCCATTTTATCAAGCTGTACGAGAATACGTTTTGCGTATTCAAGGAATTCTTTACCCTGCTCGGTAGCCGTAACGCCTTTTGAGGTGCGTTCAAAAATAACAATTCCGAGCGTATCCTCAAGCTCTTTTATTGCTTTGCTGAGATTCGGCTGTGCCATAAAAAGGTTTTCGGCGGCCTGTGAAATAGACCCGGTTTTCTCCACCTCGACCGCATACTTGAAATGCAGCGTATTCATCGGGCTTCCTCACTTTTGTTCATCCATTTTATTCCTTAAATGCCGTGAAAGAGTTGCGAGAGACGCGGCGAGGTTTTCATTCTGGACAAGAATTTCCTCCGGAACATTCAGCTTTACCAAAGCAAAATTCCATATTGCTTTTACACCGCTGTGAACAAGACGATCGGCGACATCCTGGGCAAACTCGGCAGGAACGGCAATTATGCCGATATGAATGTGCATTTTTTCACAGAGATCCGGGAGCTTATCCAACGGAAATACTTTTTTCCCGTATATTATCTGATTTATAAGCGCCTCGTCAATATCAAACGCGGCAACGATGTTCAGCCCGTATTTTTCAAATTCATCGTTGCCCAAAAGCGCTTTGCCAAGCGAACCGACACCCACCAGAACAGTGTCCATAGTACAGTTATATCCCAGATAATCCTCAATATTCTTTATAAGTTCATTAACCGGAAATCCCGATTTGGGCTTTCCTTTTGCTGTACAGACTGCCGCAATGTCCTTGCGTACAAGTACGTCGTTTAATTTAAGTTCGTTTGCTATCAAGGTCGCGGAAATAACGTTTGCTCCGTTTTCTTTCGCCTTGCGCAGATATTGAAGATAGTATGGCATTCTCTGTAATGCCTGTACTGTCAAATAGTTCTCGGCATTCATTTTGTATCCTTTTTCGATTTTTCGATATTGATATTATAATACCAATTTATTTACATGTCAATCATATATTGACAATCTACCACGAGCAAAAACCTCTGGATGTTCTTCAAAAAAATTATTATTTGCCTGCCGCTTAATATATTATTCCTGTTAATCGGTTGCAAGCTTTTATTATAACATATTTTATGATATTATGCCCAATTTTTAGTTAAATTTAATTTGAATTTTATACATTTTTTTATAGCTGATTATAGTATAATTATTTAATAAACAGTTTTTATATGAGAGAAAGCCCAACAAGACGGAAGCAGTTTTCTTATTCAGAAGCGCAGACAAAGGGAGAACTTAAGTAATGAATGATTTATATATAAGCGTCAAAACAAGCCGCGCATATTACACAGATGAAAAAATAAGAAACGCGAAAAATAACATTCAAAAATACAACTGGGCGAAAGTTGTTTGCGATAAAGCGGTCAATGCCGCTGACACATTTCTTGATTACGGAGTCGAAAATATAATCATGAATACCGCCCCGCAGGATATACCCAGGAGCTTTGCCGTAAATCAGGAACACGGATGCCCAATATGCGGTGAAAAAGCCTTGATATTTGGTAATTATTCATGGAAAACAGATTATATAAATTACCCGTGGAAAATTTTCTGCCCGTCGTGCCAAAGCGAATTTCCGTCAAACGATTTTAATTCATATTATAAAAGTGGTTTTGATGAAAACGGCGTTTTCAGACGTGAAAAAGCCGATAGTAAATATCTTGTAAATGTCCTTTACCCTGATAAACCCGCTGACTGGTGCGTCGACGACGGATATGGCTGGATCGACGAAAGCGGAAGCGGCAGTAAGGGAGAAAACAACCATACCTTCATAGCGTGGTATAATCATATGATGGCCTGGTGGCCGGCGGACAGCATGTCAAAGTTTAAAAACGAAGGATTTCTGCTGCCTGCCATCCGGAATTTAAAAGACTCATATCTTTTTACAGGCGACAGGAAATATGCGGAGGCAGGAATAGCGATATTGAACCGGATCGCATATTTTTATCCCGAAATGGACTCCGGCAAATTCAAATGGGAAGACGGATTTAAAAATTTTCACGGGTTGAGCGGGAAAGGCAAAGCCATCGGATGTATATGGGAATGCAACCTATTGTTAGAGCTTGTCCGCGCATATGATGCTTTTTTCCCGGAAATAGACAATGAAATTGCCGCAAAGATCGGCTCGTATCCATATTATTATGTCGGGAAAAAGCCGGAAACAAAAAGCGATATAATATCGAATATTGAAAATGGGATACTTATGGAAGTGTTCCCGAATGTGAAAAACTTCAGGATCAGCGGAAATGCTGGAATGCATCAGAACACTCTTATAACTACCGGCGTTGTTCTTGAAAATGACAAGCTTCTTGACGAATACTGTTCTTTCATGTATCATCATATCGAAAACCGTCCGGACGGTCCGGGCGAGCTCGACAGACTTTTTATTAACGATGTCGACCGCGACGGAGCCGGAAACGAAGCCTCGCCTCACTATAATTCGCTGTGGGAAGGCGGATTTTCCAATGTCGCAGAAATGCTTTACGGAAACGAAAAGTATGACCTGTACCGTAATATAAAGTTTTTTAAGCTGTTCAACAATGAAGCAAACGTCATAATGCTTGATAATTACACCCTTTCCGTCGGCGACGCTTCCGGAGCCGGAAATCCGGGCGTTTTTGTGAATACCGACGCACATATCTCTTTTTTTGAAAAGACCGGAAGCGTTCAAAGCGCGCAGCTTTTATATTATAAGTCCGACGGAGAAAGCATTTGCAAAAACATATTTAAGGACTGTGAAAATATCGATCTTAGGATAAAAAATACAGTAAAAAAATATGGCAAATACAGCTCCCGAAGCAGATGTCTTTCAGGATACGGACTGTCGAGTATAACCTCCGAAACTGCCGGCGGAAATAAGAGTCTATATATGTATTACGGCAGAAACAACGGCCATGGTCACTGTGACACGCTTCAAATAGGTATTCACGCTTTCGGTATCGATATGATGCCGGAGCACGGCTATCCCAATTATACCGGCCCGGATATGGAGCGGTCGCGCTGGACATCAAACATGATATCTCACAATACGGCGATGATCCGCAAAGAACCCCCGAAAAGCGAACATGAGCTGAGCGGCTGGCACGATACGAGCGCGGAGCATTATCAGTTTGTCGGTCTGCCGCATCATTACGATTCAAGGCATAAAGTCGGCATAATGGATGTCGAAGCTCCCGGAGTATATCCTCAGTCAGAGCTTTTCCGCAGAAGCACCGTAAATATATGCATCGGCGAAAACGATATGTATGTCATGGATTTTTTCAGAATTAAAGGTGGAAAGGATCATTATTACAGCTTTCACGGAGCGGAGGGAGACACCGCAGCCGAGAACCTTAACCTTACCAAGCAGCAATCGGGAACTTATGCGGGAGAGAATATCAAATATAAAGATCCTTCTTACGATATATATTATTCCGACGGATTTGATTATCTGTATGATGTCCGGCGCGATACTTCCCCCTTGGTTCCGTTCAGTCTTGATTATAAAATCACAGACTCCTGGAAGGTCTGGGACAGGGAAAGAAACGTACATCTGAAGCTTACGATGCTTGGCACAGTCGGAGACGCCGCCGTCGCATACGGACAGCCTCCTCAGAATAATCAGTCAAATCCGGATAAATTTTCTTATCTCATCGCTCACAACGGCAGCCACGCGGAAAACGGCATGGCGGAAAGTTGTTTCTGCGCGCTGATCGAACCCTTTGAAAATAATAGCGCAATAAAAAGTGTGGGTCTCATTCCACTTTTATATGAAGGCAATATATCGGCAGGTATCTGCGCGCGCGTAGTTAGAACAGAGCTTGTTTCCGGCAGAGTAGATTATTTATTCAGCAGTATTGACGATAAAATATACAGCTTTAAAGCTGACGGAGACGTGATCTGCTTCAGCGGTTTTCTAGGATTGATTTCATTTTTAAACGGCAGGATCGTTTACAGCTATTTTAACGATATCAGCTTCTGTACATTGAACGGCAAGATCATCGCGGATGGAAAATGCCGCCGGATCAGAGGAAGGGTCATCAGCTTTACAAAAGAGCTTTGTGACAGCAACGTTATTACAGTGGATATTGAGAACGGCGAGGATATCGGTTATGCCGAGCTCACCGGAAAATTTATTGACATTGAAAACGATAAGATCAGAAATGCTTTTTATGAAATAAAAAGCGCATCACGATCGACAGACGGAAAATGGACTCTTGGCATTGGAGATGTCACGTTCATAAGAGGACTGAGCGATATATACCACCCGGAAAAAGGATATATT
This region includes:
- a CDS encoding iron-containing alcohol dehydrogenase; protein product: MARFTLPRDLYYGKGAIDALKKFDGKKAMICVGGGSMKKFGFLDKAVGYLKEAGMEVEVFEGIEPDPSVETVMRGADAMLKFQPDWIIAMGGGSPIDAAKAMWIKYEYPEITFEEMCRVFGIPSLRHKARLCAISSTSGTATEVTAFSIITDYNKGIKYPIADYEITPDVAIVDPDLAETMPQKLVAHTGMDAMTHSIEAYVSTANSDYTDPLALHSIKMIQNDLVKSYNGDMACRDSMHNAQCLAGMAFSNALLGIVHSMAHKTGAAFADFGAHIIHGAANAMYLPKVIAFNAKNTTAAKRYADIADFMNLGGGSVDEKVRLLIEYLRKMNDELRIPHCIKSYGKDSYPCEQGFVPENVFLERVHTIAVNALGDACTGSNPRQPSVEEMEELLKCCYYDTEVKF
- a CDS encoding heparinase II/III family protein — protein: MNDLYISVKTSRAYYTDEKIRNAKNNIQKYNWAKVVCDKAVNAADTFLDYGVENIIMNTAPQDIPRSFAVNQEHGCPICGEKALIFGNYSWKTDYINYPWKIFCPSCQSEFPSNDFNSYYKSGFDENGVFRREKADSKYLVNVLYPDKPADWCVDDGYGWIDESGSGSKGENNHTFIAWYNHMMAWWPADSMSKFKNEGFLLPAIRNLKDSYLFTGDRKYAEAGIAILNRIAYFYPEMDSGKFKWEDGFKNFHGLSGKGKAIGCIWECNLLLELVRAYDAFFPEIDNEIAAKIGSYPYYYVGKKPETKSDIISNIENGILMEVFPNVKNFRISGNAGMHQNTLITTGVVLENDKLLDEYCSFMYHHIENRPDGPGELDRLFINDVDRDGAGNEASPHYNSLWEGGFSNVAEMLYGNEKYDLYRNIKFFKLFNNEANVIMLDNYTLSVGDASGAGNPGVFVNTDAHISFFEKTGSVQSAQLLYYKSDGESICKNIFKDCENIDLRIKNTVKKYGKYSSRSRCLSGYGLSSITSETAGGNKSLYMYYGRNNGHGHCDTLQIGIHAFGIDMMPEHGYPNYTGPDMERSRWTSNMISHNTAMIRKEPPKSEHELSGWHDTSAEHYQFVGLPHHYDSRHKVGIMDVEAPGVYPQSELFRRSTVNICIGENDMYVMDFFRIKGGKDHYYSFHGAEGDTAAENLNLTKQQSGTYAGENIKYKDPSYDIYYSDGFDYLYDVRRDTSPLVPFSLDYKITDSWKVWDRERNVHLKLTMLGTVGDAAVAYGQPPQNNQSNPDKFSYLIAHNGSHAENGMAESCFCALIEPFENNSAIKSVGLIPLLYEGNISAGICARVVRTELVSGRVDYLFSSIDDKIYSFKADGDVICFSGFLGLISFLNGRIVYSYFNDISFCTLNGKIIADGKCRRIRGRVISFTKELCDSNVITVDIENGEDIGYAELTGKFIDIENDKIRNAFYEIKSASRSTDGKWTLGIGDVTFIRGLSDIYHPEKGYIYDICENAGFTIPLSCESVYIS
- the gltA gene encoding NADPH-dependent glutamate synthase — protein: MPNMSLKKNPMPAQDPAVRNKNFNEVALGYTKEQAVDEAKRCLNCKNKPCVSGCPVRIYIPEFIAKVAEGKFEEAYKIISESSALPAVCGRVCPQETQCEEKCVRGIKGEPVAIGRLERFVADLHNKISTEKAVRPIQNGHKVAVIGSGPSGLTCAGELAKKGYQVTVFEALHLAGGVLVYGIPEFRLPKAIVQKEIDGLKELGVEIKTNIVIGKTISIDELMNEYGYEAIFIGSGAGLPKFMGIKGENLNGVYSANEFLTRVNLMKAYKPEGDTPIHTGKRVVVVGGGNVAMDAARCAKRLGADVKIVYRRTEKELPARREEVEHAMEEGIEFKFLTNPVEVLGADSWVVGIRCQKMTMGEPDESGRRRPEPLNGSEYDLDTDCVIMALGTSPNPLIKSTTEGLKTQKWGGIISDETTGLTSRVGIYAGGDAVTGAATVILAMGAGKNAAAAIDKYLMKA
- a CDS encoding sulfide/dihydroorotate dehydrogenase-like FAD/NAD-binding protein — translated: MFEILKKQALNPSVTLMEISAPMVAKKAEPGQFIILRTDAEGERIPLTIADYDREKGTVTIIYQIVGSTTEKLNHMNQGDCLKDFVGPLGKATHTEGLRKVAVVGGGVGCAIAFPVAKKLHGLGCEVHSIIGFRSKEQVILEKEFEANSTLVKKMSDDGSWGEKGLVTDALKALIESGEKYDEVITIGPLIMMKFVCALTKQFGIKTVASMNPIMVDGTGMCGGCRLTVGGKTVFACVDGPEFDGHEIDFDEAMRRGGMYKPFERVKREETCNLFKAEVK
- a CDS encoding redox-sensing transcriptional repressor Rex encodes the protein MNAENYLTVQALQRMPYYLQYLRKAKENGANVISATLIANELKLNDVLVRKDIAAVCTAKGKPKSGFPVNELIKNIEDYLGYNCTMDTVLVGVGSLGKALLGNDEFEKYGLNIVAAFDIDEALINQIIYGKKVFPLDKLPDLCEKMHIHIGIIAVPAEFAQDVADRLVHSGVKAIWNFALVKLNVPEEILVQNENLAASLATLSRHLRNKMDEQK
- a CDS encoding LysR family transcriptional regulator gives rise to the protein MNTLHFKYAVEVEKTGSISQAAENLFMAQPNLSKAIKELEDTLGIVIFERTSKGVTATEQGKEFLEYAKRILVQLDKMESIYISKEEREKQQALKVSIPRGSYISAAFADFVAELDMKQCIDITIQETNSIQTITNVSDNGYSLGIIRYQTLYENYFMDYLKEKSLSSETIWHFSCLVLMSAEHPLAKNEILDVKKLKEKYIEIVHGDNVVPYLPAPEIKQNAFTNDYLHKKIYLYERGSQLELLTKVKNTFMLVSPIPKKLLERYNLVQRKCEIVNNSFKDVLIYPIGYKLKPADRMFLNKLYEVKNDVAFIEYK
- a CDS encoding NUDIX domain-containing protein, producing the protein MSELRDRDGLTEKEFLAAYKEKNYPKPSLTADILIFKKNGDITKLLLIKRGGHPFLGKWALPGGFVNPDESADAAAARELEEETHIKAAGLKQLGLYSKPGRDPRTWVVTEAYIAYISDSAPDADYVAVADDDADAARWFDISCEASEKKTELLLRSDNLKLIIRINGDDVTSEELAFDHSRIIWDGYRQIWERIQTEEPIKNPFI